The Caenorhabditis elegans chromosome I genome includes the window CGCCACCTTCATCAACACCTCCATCACTGATATCCAGAAATCGAACGAGAAGTAACAATAGCTCTCCTCGAAATCGTCATCATCACAATCACAGTATGACAAGTAGCCATGTATTTACCCTATCAACATTCATTTCCACATGGGTCGTCGCGATTACAGTTCTTTGATctcttttcttattttatcactttcatattttcattattatatTGTTTCCCTGATCTATCTATCTAGTCACCACTACAACCGACAAAATGATGATAAATAATAccgttcttcttttttttttttgtcatccTCCCCCCATTTTTGCTTTTCTTTTCACATTTCAtctcattgtttttttgttcaatctgTCCTTTAGCTGTGCTATGTTTAAGAATcagcaattctacaaaatgagccagtttgaattctctgaaaataacttttttcagttggaacaattgaaaaagtgcTCGAGATTGGAAAGTTTGAGgactttttcaattgttccaaCTAAATTCGGCtcattttctagaatttctgGTCGGAAAATCTCCAATCAGAAATCACACCGTCCatagtttgattttttcggtAGTGAATGCTCTTACCAATTTCCCCTTATCACCACCCTCCTCCCATCACACAACGAGACTCTGATTGTTTCACAAAATGATTACTTGTGTTTTTGTGACgcactttttcaactttttcatttagatttttttttctcccgtTTCCATGAATACGTGTATGTCCCGACGctttaatgtattttaattttaatattttattatgaaaaatggttttttttgcaaaagttgcAACAAATTATGTGTCAACTAGAATAGAACTAgtttccatcaaattttgtaCTTCTAAAACGCATGTGTGTGTGAGTGTACTTGAACGATGATTTGCATAAACCAATGATAATCCGTGTAAGTGGCAGGAAACAGGAAGGGGTACATACATATGGATTAAAGGGGACCCAGAAGAGAGCACACAACCACTCACTTGCATTTCTTTTCTCCTCCTTCCCATTCACCGCGagagttttttcttcatttttctattcgcattttctaggaaaaattATTCTGTATAGTTGAGACAAGAATGCTCATAAcaattatttctttaaaaaatgcatattttttctatgttcaaaaaaaagaaaagaaacgaagcaaattttatgaaatttgaacattatTTCGTATTAAAGTTTTCCGTGAAAATTTTCTCatgcaaattttatttcgCAAAAATGTCTCTGACCACATTCATACGCTCAATCAGAAGTGCTGTTCAGCGGGACCTTCtgaaggttttttaaaattaattattcaaagataattatgaaaaattcttaattttccgGATCTACGAGTTTTAAGGACGGTGCATTAATACGAAAGGATCTCGGCTGATTAAATTAAACGATTTGatgtatgcgcctttaagattactgtagatattTTGCTTGCAAAATACTATCGATTTTCTagttttccctcattttttctgcattcagggtatttcaattttgcttattttacccataataaatataaaataaggAAATTCGATAACGCGAAATCTCTACAGTGATCTAGATTTATTATCTTAAAGGCGCAAATGCCAAATCTTTGTCGCGTGCGCCGAGACCAGTCTGCATAAATCTGCCTCCCTTTAAATTCATAGAagtggaaatttaaattaacattttttaattccatttttaaaagtaaaataaatcGATGCGCGCGAAATTTCGTTtcgctaaaatcaaaatttgggcGCCAGTCACTTCACAAATATCAACCGCATTATGAGTCTCCGAGCTTTGTTTTCCAGTATTCTGTTCTCATTTAAAACttatttctctaaaaaaatcgattccgTTTTTCAGATGAGCAGTAGCGAATTGATTGCAGAGCTGGAACGAGAACGTGACCGTCGTGTACTCTCCATTCAGAGTCACGTTGTCCATGGTTACGCCGGCAATAAATGCTCAGTTTTCCCGCTTCAGGtgagattttttaagttttaaagaaataactcgtggaatttttctaatttaaaacaaaGAGAAGTGACAAAAATTGTctgtttttcgaaataaaatctaattaatattttttgcagttgcATGGATTTGAAGTCGACTTCATCAACAGTGTCCAATTCTCGAACCACGCGGGTAACATCGAATATTTGACGCTTCCAACAAGTAACTTTTGGGGCCCTTCTAAACTTGTTTAGAGCATACCCATTTccttattttaaaattcttaattttcatctcagtcttcaattttgttcagtcttattatttaaaactaaCGAAAGTCAACATGGAAAGTGTCTAATTTAATGAATATTACAGGATACGAGCACGTGAAAGGACAGAAGTTGACTGAAAAAGAGCTGGAGGAGCTGTACGAAGGACTCACGCTGAATAATATCAACAATTATACCCATGTGCTCACTGGTTTGTGGTGTAATatcggaaattaaaaaataaattgtaaaatgtTTAGGATACTGCGGAAATGTgacatttcttcaaaaaatcgccGACGTCGTCAAGGacttgaagaagaaaaacggcAATACAACGTTCGTCTGCGATCCGGTGATGGGCGACAATGGGCGATATGTGAGGAGTTTTCtttgctaaaatttaaaaaattatttaaaattttccagtacACACCAAAGGAATTGATGCCTGTCTACCGTGATCTGATAATTCCGTTGGCCGACGTTCTGACACCGAATGCGTTTGAGCTCGGCGAGCTCACTGGATCTCCAATAGAAACCGAAGAAGACTGTCTGAGAGCAGTCAATGAGTTACACGCGAAAGGAGTGAAGACGGTTGTGGTGACGAGTGGAGTGACTGGAGCACAGACAAATGAGAGTCTGAGATGCTATGCAAGTGTCAAGGGAAGCCACGTCTATCGATTCACATTTCCCAGGCTTGTCGGACAGTTTGTTGGCACTGGTcagtttttctggttttttaaattaaaaaaaaatttcgcctGTAATacgattttctcaatttttcaaaacaaattagaAATGATAAAATCTGACAACTTTTCCTctttgacacattttttcaaacactcTTCTATTTCCAGGAGACACGTTCACCTCGCTTCTCGTCGTATGGCTCGACGAACTGAATGGCGATGTGTCTGAAGCAGTGAAACGAGTTCTCGCATCAATGCAGTGCCTCATTCGGAAAACGAGCAGCTACGCACAACTTCAAGTCGACACGAATTCGCGTGCAATGTGTGAACTTCGGCTCATCCAATCGAGGAAGGACCTGCTTTGGCCGCCAACGTGTGATCAGATTCAAGTGGAGAAAATTGGACAATAGGACTCTTCGTCAAGTGGTATCTAGAATATTCTCTCTGTTGAGCTTCTGCATAATTTTATCTGTgattgatagtttttttaaaatttctcgaattatGTCTCAATATCATGTGAAAtagtattatttttatttatgtatttactagtaaatttattttaaagaaatgtaCAATGATTGAGAGTtcttttttgtgcaaattgaATATCATGGCTAGTTGGATGAGAATCTTTAACAAATAAGAGAAATGGAATGGGAATGAGATGAAGGGAACAAGAGGAAAATGGAATGTATTCAGGGGGAAGATATATCAGTCACCTAGGTTGGATTTCCTATTTGGAACTACTCGATTCAATCCGTAACTGTGTTTGTGATATCACGGgcagattgttttttttctttttgctggCTTTTCAAGAGGATTGTGCAATATCTGGAGTACTACGTGTCATCGAAGTGAAACGGAATGCTCTGACGACATTCCGAAGACGGCGACGAGCAGCGGCGGCAGATGATCGAGCTGCACTTCGAATATCGACTCTTTCACGAGATGGAGAACGTGCGTCGACTGATTTTGAGGTGGTGGCTCCTGGAAATGCTTGGAATTGATATGGTTATGATTTCGGCATTGCCTGCCTCGTGCCTACACTATTAAATACCCATTTAGCGATTtcagcgccaaaagtacggtgccaggtctcgccacgacgaattatttgttaaatacaaaaaaggtGTGCttctttaaagagtactgtaatttaagAAACtcacgaatttcaaaaaaggattAACAAGGTTAACTTTTCGTGTCAAGACCAGGAACAgtaatttcgcgccaaaaatcgctttattatttgaatggaaaattatAGGCAAAAGCGACACGAGCTACTACAGTAACTCGTTgtccgcgtggcgagacccacgaGCGTAAGATATGACGAAAATTCGTCTTTGAAATTacgtcaatttatttttcacaaaatatgtTGATTAggtgaaaaaataaacctcAAAAAAAGCTCCTCctttatctaaatttttatgttgCTCACCTTGAAGAGAAGCCATCATAGGAGTCTTCTTAGAATTAGAAGTACTTGGAGATCCACACGCAGTGGACATTGTAACTGATCTTTCACGAGCTGTTTCAGGCTGAGAGATTGTTCCAAATGTGAGCTCATCCGAGCAGAACTCAGAATCTCTACCAGAATCATCTGCAGCTTTCATACTAAAATCAGTCTTCCTTCCAGGACCCGGAGTTGTCGTGGCGGACATTGTTGTACCACTAGTCGAAGGATCATGATGACTATGGCTGGGTCCGGGACCATCTTGGGAGTCTGCAGGGAAAAAGTGTTGGCCTTCAGGACGACTAGGACTAGTTTGAGTCTTGGTTAGTGAGAACGGCCACGAGCCACTTCTCTGTGATTGAACCTTCACTTTTCCATTTGTAGTGAGCTCTCGAGCCAACGGGCTTTGTCTTCCAATATGAGAATGATCACCATGACGATGATGACGGGGAGATGAATCTTCTTCAAGTGTAGCAGGGAATGGAGACAAAAGAACGCCCGGGTGGGATTCATGACTGTCCATTTTGGAGAGATGATTCAGGATCCGATCAAGACGATCTGGTTCGGTTTCCCTAAGCTTTGTATAAATCTTGCACTGGAGTTCTTTTGGAATCTGAAAGAGCAGAAtacttcacaaattttttttcgatcgtAGGTGTATATGCCAACAATCTAGACTCATAGGATGATCATAAACATACCTTAAAAATCTCCTCAACATTCGAAATCATTGTCTCAACAATAATAACCTGATGCTCATTCTCGGCGAGCGTCTCATGAAGTTTATCA containing:
- the pdxk-1 gene encoding pyridoxal kinase (Confirmed by transcript evidence) translates to MSSSELIAELERERDRRVLSIQSHVVHGYAGNKCSVFPLQLHGFEVDFINSVQFSNHAGYEHVKGQKLTEKELEELYEGLTLNNINNYTHVLTGYCGNVTFLQKIADVVKDLKKKNGNTTFVCDPVMGDNGRYYTPKELMPVYRDLIIPLADVLTPNAFELGELTGSPIETEEDCLRAVNELHAKGVKTVVVTSGVTGAQTNESLRCYASVKGSHVYRFTFPRLVGQFVGTGDTFTSLLVVWLDELNGDVSEAVKRVLASMQCLIRKTSSYAQLQVDTNSRAMCELRLIQSRKDLLWPPTCDQIQVEKIGQ
- the pdxk-1 gene encoding Putative pyridoxal kinase (Confirmed by transcript evidence), translating into MSSSELIAELERERDRRVLSIQSHVVHGYAGNKCSVFPLQLHGFEVDFINSVQFSNHAGNIEYLTLPTRYEHVKGQKLTEKELEELYEGLTLNNINNYTHVLTGYCGNVTFLQKIADVVKDLKKKNGNTTFVCDPVMGDNGRYYTPKELMPVYRDLIIPLADVLTPNAFELGELTGSPIETEEDCLRAVNELHAKGVKTVVVTSGVTGAQTNESLRCYASVKGSHVYRFTFPRLVGQFVGTGDTFTSLLVVWLDELNGDVSEAVKRVLASMQCLIRKTSSYAQLQVDTNSRAMCELRLIQSRKDLLWPPTCDQIQVEKIGQ
- the pdxk-1 gene encoding pyridoxal kinase (Partially confirmed by transcript evidence); protein product: MSLTTFIRSIRSAVQRDLLKMSSSELIAELERERDRRVLSIQSHVVHGYAGNKCSVFPLQLHGFEVDFINSVQFSNHAGYEHVKGQKLTEKELEELYEGLTLNNINNYTHVLTGYCGNVTFLQKIADVVKDLKKKNGNTTFVCDPVMGDNGRYYTPKELMPVYRDLIIPLADVLTPNAFELGELTGSPIETEEDCLRAVNELHAKGVKTVVVTSGVTGAQTNESLRCYASVKGSHVYRFTFPRLVGQFVGTGDTFTSLLVVWLDELNGDVSEAVKRVLASMQCLIRKTSSYAQLQVDTNSRAMCELRLIQSRKDLLWPPTCDQIQVEKIGQ